A single window of Nocardioides baekrokdamisoli DNA harbors:
- the nuoF gene encoding NADH-quinone oxidoreductase subunit NuoF, translating to MSQLLPVLTENWDVERSWTLEGYGPYAALDRALTLEQDAVIEEVKASGLRGRGGAGFSTGTKWGFLPPLGDLPRYLVVNADESEPGTCKDIPLLMASPHTLIEGIAISSYAIRSHSAFIYLRGEVVHVYRRLLAAVREAYAAGHLGKDIHGSGYDLDVIVHAGAGAYICGEETALLDSLEGRRGQPRLRPPFPAVAGLYACPTVVNNVESIAAVPAIIGHGPGWFDSLGTETSKGVGIFSLSGHVKEPGQYEAPLGITLRELIDFAGGMREGHTLKFWTPGGSSTPLFTAAELDVPLDFESVAKAGSMLGTRALQIFDDSVCVVRAVLRWTEFYEHESCGKCTPCREGTYWLKQVLARLEKGDGTAEDLDLLLDQCDNIAGKSFCALGDGATAPIISSVTLFRDEYIAHFEHGGCPFDREASVAWS from the coding sequence ATGAGCCAGTTGCTGCCCGTCCTCACCGAGAACTGGGATGTCGAGCGTTCCTGGACGCTGGAGGGCTACGGCCCGTACGCCGCGCTGGACCGCGCGCTCACCCTCGAGCAGGACGCGGTCATCGAGGAGGTCAAGGCCTCGGGCCTGCGTGGCCGTGGCGGCGCCGGCTTCTCCACCGGCACGAAGTGGGGCTTCCTCCCGCCGTTGGGGGACTTGCCGCGCTATCTCGTCGTCAACGCCGACGAGTCCGAGCCGGGCACCTGCAAGGACATCCCGCTGCTGATGGCCTCCCCGCACACGCTGATCGAGGGCATCGCGATCTCCTCGTACGCGATCCGCTCGCACTCCGCGTTCATCTATCTGCGCGGCGAGGTCGTGCACGTCTACCGCCGCCTGCTGGCCGCCGTGCGCGAGGCGTACGCGGCCGGCCACCTCGGCAAGGACATCCACGGGTCCGGGTACGACCTCGACGTCATCGTCCACGCCGGCGCCGGTGCGTACATCTGCGGCGAGGAGACAGCGCTGCTCGACTCGTTGGAGGGTCGCCGCGGTCAACCCCGACTGCGTCCGCCGTTCCCTGCCGTCGCCGGCCTGTACGCCTGCCCGACGGTCGTCAACAACGTCGAGTCGATCGCCGCTGTGCCGGCGATCATCGGCCACGGACCCGGCTGGTTCGACAGCCTCGGCACCGAGACCTCGAAGGGTGTCGGGATCTTCTCGCTCTCCGGCCACGTGAAGGAGCCGGGTCAGTACGAGGCTCCCCTGGGCATCACCCTGCGCGAGCTGATCGACTTCGCCGGAGGCATGCGCGAGGGCCACACGCTCAAGTTCTGGACGCCGGGTGGTTCTTCGACGCCGTTGTTCACTGCTGCTGAGCTCGATGTCCCGCTCGACTTCGAATCGGTCGCCAAGGCGGGCTCCATGCTCGGCACCCGCGCCCTGCAGATCTTCGACGACAGCGTCTGTGTTGTCCGGGCGGTGCTCCGCTGGACCGAGTTCTACGAGCACGAGTCGTGCGGCAAGTGCACCCCGTGCCGCGAGGGCACGTACTGGCTCAAGCAGGTGCTCGCACGGCTGGAGAAAGGCGACGGCACGGCCGAGGACCTCGACCTGCTGCTCGACCAGTGCGACAACATCGCGGGGAAGTCGTTCTGTGCGCTCGGTGATGGCGCGACCGCGCCGATCATCTCCTCGGTCACCCTGTTCCGCGACGAGTACATCGCGCATTTCGAGCATGGTGGCTGCCCGTTCGACCGCGAAGCGAGCGTGGCCTGGTCATGA
- a CDS encoding MOSC domain-containing protein, with protein sequence MKVIAIHTAPGVRLPMVARSSVLAEAGVGLVGDRYHGTKHRHVTIQAQDALDEGAVELGRTFAPELTRRNITVDVGPIPRVPGDRLRIGDVELEVVRIAAPCRLLDDTIGPGAARALSRRAGTIFRILSSGEIRVGDEVRVSTLTDVGSRTDRCRVSAGVRRSRGAGRRCRHSG encoded by the coding sequence GTGAAGGTGATCGCGATCCACACCGCGCCAGGCGTGCGGCTGCCGATGGTCGCGAGGTCGTCAGTGCTCGCCGAGGCCGGGGTCGGGTTGGTCGGCGACAGATATCACGGGACAAAGCATCGCCACGTGACGATCCAGGCTCAGGATGCGCTGGACGAGGGCGCGGTCGAGCTGGGGCGGACGTTCGCACCTGAACTCACCCGCCGCAACATCACCGTCGACGTCGGCCCGATCCCCCGGGTCCCCGGCGATCGGCTGCGGATCGGCGACGTCGAGTTGGAGGTCGTACGCATCGCGGCGCCGTGCCGTCTGCTCGACGACACGATCGGGCCTGGAGCCGCGCGGGCGCTGAGCAGGCGGGCCGGGACGATCTTCCGGATCCTCAGCTCAGGCGAGATCAGAGTCGGTGACGAAGTTCGGGTCTCGACCCTGACGGATGTCGGGTCTCGGACTGACAGATGCCGGGTTTCGGCCGGGGTCAGGCGGTCGCGTGGTGCAGGGCGACGATGCCGCCACTCAGGTTGA
- the nuoE gene encoding NADH-quinone oxidoreductase subunit NuoE yields the protein MITDKTRDELREIAARYPEGRSGLLPMLHLLQSVQGHITQAGLEECAAVLDLTTAEVAAVATFYSMYKTKPVGDHLVGVCTNTLCAVMGGDLIYERLQHHLGGNESADGAITLEHVECNAGCDYAPVVMVNWEFFDNQTPDSAVELVDNLRAGHTVTSPRGAEITCWRDVERVLAGFEDGRADEGPSAGTASLVGLRKAAALEEEAG from the coding sequence ATGATCACCGACAAGACCCGCGATGAGCTGCGTGAGATCGCGGCCCGCTACCCCGAGGGCCGCTCCGGCCTGCTGCCGATGCTGCACCTGCTGCAGTCGGTGCAGGGTCACATCACCCAGGCCGGCCTGGAGGAGTGCGCTGCGGTGCTCGACCTGACCACGGCCGAGGTGGCCGCAGTGGCGACCTTCTACTCGATGTACAAGACCAAGCCGGTCGGCGACCACCTCGTCGGCGTCTGCACCAACACCCTGTGCGCGGTCATGGGTGGCGACCTCATCTACGAACGGCTGCAGCACCATCTGGGTGGGAACGAATCGGCCGATGGCGCGATCACGCTCGAGCACGTCGAGTGCAACGCGGGCTGCGACTACGCGCCGGTCGTGATGGTCAACTGGGAGTTCTTCGACAACCAGACTCCGGACAGTGCCGTCGAACTCGTCGACAACCTCCGCGCAGGCCACACCGTGACTTCCCCGCGCGGCGCTGAAATCACCTGCTGGCGCGACGTGGAGCGCGTACTCGCCGGGTTCGAGGACGGCCGCGCCGACGAAGGCCCCTCGGCTGGCACAGCCTCGCTCGTCGGTCTGCGCAAGGCCGCCGCACTCGAGGAGGAGGCCGGATGA
- a CDS encoding NADH-quinone oxidoreductase subunit D, with protein sequence MTAKPTRAYTVTGQDWTDLADDIREHHDERIVVNMGPQHPSTHGVLRLILELEGESVIKAQAGIGYLHTGIEKNLEYRTWTQGTTFVTRMDYLSPFFNEQAYVMGVERLLDIEDQIPEKAQVMRVLLMELNRISSHLVCIATGGMEIGALTVMTIGFRERELVLDLFELITGLRMNHAFIRPGGVAQDLPDGALKEIKDFVKLFRTRLPEYAALCNANPIFKGRLEGIGHLDLEGCLALGLTGPILRSTGYAWDLRKTQPYSGYEDYDFDVITWDTADSYGRFRVRLAEMEESLRIVEQCVRRLERLDGAPVMVADKKIAWPSQLSVGTDGLGNSLDHIRHIMGESMEALIHHFKLVTEGFQVPAGQVYSAVESPRGELGAHVVSDGGNKPYRVHFRDPSFTNLQATSVMSEGGMVADVIVAIASIDPVMGGVDR encoded by the coding sequence ATGACGGCGAAGCCCACCCGTGCGTACACGGTCACCGGTCAGGACTGGACCGATCTGGCCGACGACATCCGTGAGCACCATGACGAGCGGATCGTGGTCAACATGGGTCCGCAGCACCCGTCGACCCACGGCGTGCTGCGGCTCATCCTCGAACTCGAGGGCGAGTCGGTCATCAAGGCGCAGGCGGGCATCGGCTACCTGCACACCGGCATCGAGAAGAACCTCGAGTACCGCACCTGGACCCAGGGCACCACCTTCGTCACCCGGATGGACTATCTGAGCCCGTTCTTCAACGAGCAGGCGTACGTGATGGGCGTCGAGCGTCTCCTCGACATCGAGGATCAGATCCCGGAGAAGGCGCAGGTCATGCGGGTGCTCCTGATGGAGCTCAACCGGATCTCGAGCCACCTGGTCTGCATCGCCACCGGTGGCATGGAGATCGGTGCGCTGACCGTGATGACGATCGGGTTCCGCGAGCGCGAACTCGTCCTCGACCTGTTCGAGTTGATCACCGGCCTGCGGATGAACCACGCGTTCATCCGCCCCGGGGGCGTCGCGCAGGACCTCCCCGACGGAGCCCTCAAGGAGATCAAGGACTTCGTCAAACTCTTCCGTACGCGGCTCCCCGAGTACGCGGCGCTCTGCAACGCGAACCCGATCTTCAAGGGCCGGCTCGAGGGCATCGGCCACCTCGACCTCGAGGGCTGTCTGGCGCTGGGCCTCACCGGCCCGATCCTGCGGTCGACCGGGTACGCCTGGGACCTGCGCAAGACCCAGCCCTACAGCGGGTACGAGGACTACGACTTCGACGTCATCACCTGGGACACCGCCGACTCGTACGGACGGTTCCGGGTGCGTCTGGCCGAGATGGAGGAGTCGCTGCGGATCGTGGAGCAGTGCGTACGCCGGCTCGAACGGCTGGACGGCGCACCGGTGATGGTGGCGGACAAGAAGATCGCCTGGCCCTCGCAGCTCTCGGTCGGCACCGACGGCCTGGGCAACTCGCTCGACCACATCCGACACATCATGGGTGAGTCGATGGAGGCGCTGATCCACCACTTCAAACTCGTCACCGAGGGCTTCCAGGTGCCGGCCGGGCAGGTCTACTCCGCCGTCGAGTCACCTCGTGGGGAGCTCGGCGCACACGTCGTCTCCGACGGCGGCAACAAGCCGTACCGCGTCCACTTCCGTGACCCGAGCTTCACCAATCTGCAGGCCACCTCGGTGATGTCCGAGGGCGGGATGGTCGCCGATGTGATCGTCGCGATTGCCTCCATCGATCCCGTCATGGGAGGAGTCGACCGATGA
- a CDS encoding NuoB/complex I 20 kDa subunit family protein yields MGLEEQLPAGVLLTTVEGVAGYMRKASLWPATFGLACCAIEMMTSGGPKYDLARYGMEVFRASPRQADLMIVAGRVSQKMAPVLRQIYDQMANPKWVLAMGVCASSGGMFNNYAIVQGVDHIVPVDMYLPGCPPRPEMLIDAILKLHDDIQHGKLGVNRREQIAEHETRALRQLPLIDDTGLLR; encoded by the coding sequence ATGGGACTCGAAGAGCAGCTTCCGGCAGGCGTACTCCTCACCACCGTCGAGGGTGTCGCCGGCTACATGCGCAAGGCCTCGCTGTGGCCCGCGACGTTCGGTCTGGCCTGCTGCGCGATCGAGATGATGACGAGCGGCGGCCCCAAGTACGACCTCGCCCGCTATGGCATGGAGGTGTTCCGTGCCTCCCCGCGCCAGGCCGACCTGATGATCGTCGCCGGGCGCGTGAGCCAGAAGATGGCGCCGGTCCTGCGCCAGATCTACGACCAGATGGCCAACCCGAAGTGGGTCCTGGCGATGGGCGTCTGCGCCAGCAGCGGCGGCATGTTCAACAACTATGCGATCGTCCAGGGCGTCGATCACATCGTCCCCGTCGACATGTACTTGCCCGGATGTCCGCCGCGCCCCGAGATGCTGATCGACGCGATCCTCAAGCTCCACGACGACATCCAGCACGGCAAGCTCGGCGTCAACCGCCGCGAGCAGATCGCCGAGCACGAGACCAGGGCGCTGCGTCAGTTGCCACTCATCGATGACACCGGGTTGCTGCGATGA
- the nuoG gene encoding NADH-quinone oxidoreductase subunit NuoG: MSNVSEERSVTLTIDGREVTVPEGTLIIRAAEQLGIDIPRFCDHELLKPAGACRQCLVDIPDAGNGRGFPKPQASCTIPVAAGMVVETASPSAAKAQAGVMEFLLINHPLDCPVCDKGGECPLQNQAMSHGAGETRFDGVKRTYEKPIPVSDTILLDRERCVLCQRCTRFAEEIADDPRLVLIERGARQQVGTVDGEPFDSPYSGNIIDLCPVGALTSTDYRFRARPFDLVSSDSIAEHDACGAAIRVDHRRGKVMRRVPREDAEVNQQWITDRDRFEFRYLTRDRVKMPLIRENGALRVASWPEALGLAAGGLAAGPTAVLTGGRVTLEDARAYATFARETLGTEDIDFRDTATPEETAFLHQHVRGAELVTYSDLMAADVIELVGLDPRAEAGTIDLWLIQAQRAGASIFRTFGRPPADHPNVRKIGGDRPLTSRSVILVGRDAAATPGLLDEAVAAAANASAQLAWVPRRAGDRGAVEAGCFPLPGGRDVDEIVRAATIGQLRGLVLGRVDATSELIDAATRTFTVSLETNRTDLAKVADVVLPIAAPAEKAGTFVTWEGRERPFDRVFDAGAYTDVRVLAELAKRIETAKAVSA; the protein is encoded by the coding sequence ATGAGCAACGTTTCTGAAGAGCGCAGTGTGACGCTCACCATCGACGGCCGCGAGGTCACCGTGCCCGAAGGCACCCTGATCATCCGGGCGGCCGAGCAACTCGGCATCGACATCCCGCGCTTCTGCGACCACGAACTACTCAAGCCCGCAGGTGCCTGCCGTCAGTGTCTTGTCGACATCCCGGATGCGGGCAACGGGCGCGGCTTCCCCAAGCCGCAGGCGTCCTGCACCATTCCTGTCGCGGCCGGCATGGTCGTCGAGACCGCGTCGCCGAGTGCCGCCAAGGCGCAGGCCGGGGTGATGGAGTTCCTGCTGATCAACCACCCGCTCGACTGCCCGGTGTGCGACAAGGGCGGCGAATGCCCCCTGCAGAACCAGGCGATGAGTCACGGCGCCGGGGAGACCCGCTTCGACGGGGTGAAGCGGACGTACGAGAAGCCGATCCCGGTCTCGGACACGATCCTGCTCGACCGTGAGCGGTGCGTCCTCTGCCAGCGGTGTACGCGCTTCGCCGAGGAGATCGCCGACGACCCGCGCCTGGTCCTGATCGAGCGCGGTGCCCGTCAGCAGGTCGGCACGGTCGACGGGGAGCCGTTCGACTCCCCGTACTCGGGCAACATCATCGATCTGTGCCCGGTCGGGGCCCTGACCAGCACGGACTATCGATTCCGCGCCCGACCGTTCGACCTGGTCTCCAGTGACTCGATCGCCGAACACGACGCCTGCGGTGCCGCCATCCGTGTCGACCACCGCCGCGGCAAGGTGATGCGGCGGGTTCCTCGCGAGGACGCCGAGGTGAACCAGCAGTGGATCACCGACCGCGACCGCTTCGAGTTCCGCTACCTCACCCGGGATCGGGTGAAGATGCCGCTCATCCGTGAGAACGGCGCACTGCGGGTGGCCTCGTGGCCCGAGGCTCTCGGGCTCGCGGCTGGCGGCCTCGCCGCTGGGCCGACCGCTGTCCTCACCGGCGGCCGCGTGACCCTCGAGGACGCGCGAGCGTACGCCACCTTCGCTCGCGAGACGCTCGGCACCGAGGACATCGACTTCCGCGACACCGCGACGCCTGAGGAGACCGCGTTCCTGCACCAGCACGTACGCGGTGCCGAACTGGTGACGTACTCCGACCTGATGGCCGCCGATGTCATCGAACTCGTCGGTCTGGACCCGAGGGCCGAGGCGGGGACGATCGACCTCTGGCTGATTCAGGCTCAGAGGGCCGGCGCCTCGATCTTCCGAACGTTCGGACGACCGCCCGCCGACCATCCGAACGTTCGGAAGATCGGCGGCGACCGCCCTCTCACCAGCCGGTCGGTGATCTTGGTGGGGCGTGATGCGGCGGCGACACCCGGACTCCTCGACGAGGCCGTCGCGGCTGCCGCCAACGCGAGCGCACAACTCGCCTGGGTCCCGCGCCGTGCAGGTGATCGGGGCGCGGTCGAGGCCGGCTGCTTCCCCTTGCCCGGGGGCCGGGACGTCGACGAGATCGTCCGTGCCGCGACGATCGGCCAACTCCGGGGTCTGGTCCTCGGCCGCGTCGACGCGACTTCCGAACTGATCGATGCGGCCACCCGTACGTTCACGGTCTCGCTGGAGACGAACCGCACGGACCTCGCCAAGGTCGCGGACGTCGTGCTGCCGATCGCAGCTCCCGCGGAGAAGGCCGGCACCTTCGTCACCTGGGAAGGCCGCGAGCGTCCGTTCGACAGGGTCTTCGACGCAGGTGCGTACACCGACGTGCGGGTGCTCGCCGAGCTGGCCAAACGGATCGAAACCGCCAAGGCGGTGAGCGCATGA
- a CDS encoding demethylmenaquinone methyltransferase: MARAQLDKQPSDVRRMFDAVARRYDLTNDVLSFGQDRRWRRQVLRVVQPLLGERILDLAAGTGTSSVPFREAGAYVVPTDFSLGMLSVGKAARPELPFTAGDGTKLPYADDTFDAVTISFGLRNIVDPVAGLREMLRVTRPGGRIVVCEFSHPTNGAFRKVYLEYLMKALPSVANAVSSAPDAYVYLAESIRAWPDQHGLARMLAEAGWKHPRFVNLSGGIVALHHATA; encoded by the coding sequence ATGGCGCGCGCCCAGCTCGACAAGCAGCCGAGCGACGTACGTCGGATGTTCGACGCCGTCGCGCGTCGCTACGACCTCACCAACGACGTCCTCTCCTTCGGCCAGGACCGCCGCTGGCGCCGACAGGTGCTCCGGGTAGTCCAGCCTCTGCTGGGTGAGCGGATCCTCGACCTCGCCGCCGGCACCGGCACCTCGTCGGTGCCGTTCCGCGAGGCCGGTGCGTACGTCGTCCCGACCGACTTCTCGCTCGGGATGCTCTCGGTCGGCAAGGCGGCCCGACCCGAACTGCCGTTCACGGCCGGTGACGGGACCAAGCTCCCGTACGCCGACGACACCTTCGATGCTGTCACGATCTCGTTCGGGCTGCGCAACATCGTCGACCCGGTCGCCGGGCTCCGCGAGATGCTGCGGGTGACCCGTCCCGGGGGCCGGATCGTGGTGTGCGAGTTCAGCCACCCGACCAACGGTGCGTTCCGCAAGGTCTACCTCGAATACCTGATGAAGGCGCTGCCGTCGGTCGCCAACGCGGTCTCGTCCGCGCCGGACGCGTACGTCTATCTCGCCGAGTCGATCCGGGCGTGGCCCGACCAGCACGGTCTCGCGCGGATGCTGGCCGAGGCTGGGTGGAAGCACCCGCGCTTCGTCAACCTGAGTGGCGGCATCGTCGCCCTGCACCACGCGACCGCCTGA
- a CDS encoding YciI family protein, which yields MGLFVVRYDYRDGSEATQDVHRAAHRDWLAAQPGLRAAGKTDDNGGVLIFEDADAESLAVLLKDDPFLAVDVIGSTKISGWAMPLGTWKAPLGL from the coding sequence ATGGGTCTGTTCGTGGTGCGGTACGACTACCGCGACGGTTCCGAGGCGACGCAGGACGTCCACCGGGCTGCTCACCGCGATTGGTTGGCGGCCCAGCCGGGCCTGCGCGCGGCTGGCAAGACCGACGACAACGGCGGGGTCCTCATCTTCGAGGACGCGGATGCTGAGTCGCTGGCGGTGCTGCTGAAGGACGACCCGTTCCTCGCCGTCGACGTCATCGGGTCCACGAAGATCTCCGGATGGGCGATGCCGCTCGGCACCTGGAAGGCCCCGCTCGGCCTCTGA
- a CDS encoding MFS transporter, translating to MGFATYADVLRIPIVRRILILGLVVRVPLWASEMAITLHVVTHLHGSYADAGLVAAVGGLALGISGPWRGRRLDQLGVRRAIAPSIIVLAATWSIAPWVGYWPLLVLNGLAGLFTVPAFSIIRTVLISAVREDQRATTLSIDSIATEITFMVGPVLGVLAATTLPTPLALFICAMTQLTGSMLIWWVNPPLRSEGSAPAERTNRLRLTWPILAVFAMSIAAIIILTGEDMSVVAAMRGWGRPEAIGWVLGLWGAGSAVGGLVYGGLRRRPSAATLLLLLGLSTALIAVADQQWSYIVLLTVSGAFCAPAMTAMTHALSQLVPSANRGEAMGWHGSAMMLGSAVGSPLIGVALDRGGWTAGVLLAGGVGTVIAVVGVIATARAAVPEDAEPELVSA from the coding sequence ATGGGTTTCGCAACGTACGCTGACGTGCTGCGCATCCCCATCGTTCGTCGGATCCTGATCCTGGGGCTGGTGGTCCGTGTCCCGCTCTGGGCCAGCGAAATGGCGATCACGCTGCACGTGGTGACGCATCTGCACGGCAGCTACGCCGATGCGGGTCTGGTCGCCGCAGTGGGCGGACTCGCCCTCGGCATCAGTGGGCCCTGGCGCGGCCGACGACTGGACCAACTCGGTGTACGGCGCGCGATCGCGCCCTCCATCATCGTCCTCGCGGCGACCTGGTCGATCGCGCCGTGGGTCGGGTACTGGCCCCTGTTGGTGCTCAACGGTCTGGCCGGGCTGTTCACGGTGCCGGCGTTCTCGATCATCCGTACGGTCCTGATCAGCGCGGTCCGCGAGGACCAGCGGGCGACGACGCTCTCGATCGACTCGATCGCCACCGAGATCACGTTCATGGTCGGCCCGGTCCTCGGCGTACTCGCCGCCACCACACTGCCGACGCCACTGGCGCTGTTCATCTGCGCGATGACACAACTGACCGGCTCGATGCTGATCTGGTGGGTCAACCCGCCGCTGCGTTCGGAAGGATCCGCGCCAGCCGAGCGCACGAATCGACTGCGACTGACCTGGCCGATCCTGGCGGTGTTCGCGATGTCGATCGCGGCGATCATCATCCTGACCGGCGAGGACATGTCCGTCGTGGCAGCCATGCGCGGCTGGGGTCGGCCGGAGGCCATCGGCTGGGTGCTCGGGTTGTGGGGAGCCGGGTCCGCGGTCGGAGGTCTCGTGTACGGAGGCCTGCGGCGCCGCCCGTCGGCGGCGACGCTGCTGTTGCTCCTGGGCCTGTCGACGGCACTCATCGCGGTCGCGGACCAGCAGTGGAGCTACATCGTGCTGCTGACCGTGAGCGGTGCGTTCTGCGCGCCGGCCATGACCGCAATGACCCATGCCCTGTCGCAACTGGTGCCCTCGGCCAATCGAGGCGAGGCGATGGGGTGGCACGGCTCGGCGATGATGCTCGGCAGTGCCGTCGGCTCACCGCTGATCGGGGTGGCACTCGACCGCGGCGGCTGGACGGCAGGAGTCCTGCTGGCCGGCGGCGTCGGCACAGTGATCGCCGTCGTCGGTGTCATCGCCACCGCCCGCGCCGCAGTCCCCGAGGACGCCGAGCCGGAGCTCGTCTCAGCCTGA
- a CDS encoding MBL fold metallo-hydrolase has translation MSAERVTKFGHSCVRIESGAARIVIDPGMFTDAGAVDGATAILITHEHPDHYLPAHLLACDAPVVTIQAVADKIRAEAPEAYERVRVIAPGETVDLGVPVTAVGELHAVIHPEMPRFNNSGFLIEATKTYFHPGDALTAPDGPVDVLFAPVSAPWARSSELIDFMRAVKAPQNLAIHDRIYSDLGAMIFDGHVNAFLPKEGLAYTRLGDGEDF, from the coding sequence ATGAGTGCAGAACGCGTGACGAAGTTCGGCCATTCCTGCGTACGCATCGAGTCGGGCGCGGCGCGGATCGTGATCGATCCCGGCATGTTCACGGATGCGGGTGCCGTCGACGGAGCGACCGCGATCCTGATCACCCACGAACATCCCGATCACTACTTGCCGGCCCATCTGCTGGCGTGCGATGCGCCCGTCGTCACCATTCAGGCGGTGGCCGACAAGATCCGTGCGGAGGCACCCGAGGCGTACGAGCGCGTACGCGTGATCGCGCCGGGGGAGACTGTCGATCTTGGCGTCCCGGTGACGGCCGTCGGTGAATTGCATGCGGTGATCCACCCGGAGATGCCGCGGTTCAACAACTCTGGCTTCCTGATCGAGGCGACGAAGACGTACTTCCACCCCGGCGACGCGCTGACCGCCCCGGACGGTCCCGTCGACGTGCTGTTCGCGCCGGTGTCAGCGCCCTGGGCTCGATCGTCTGAACTCATCGACTTCATGCGCGCGGTGAAGGCCCCGCAGAACCTCGCGATCCACGATCGGATCTACAGTGACCTCGGCGCCATGATCTTTGATGGCCACGTGAACGCATTCCTGCCCAAGGAAGGGCTGGCGTACACGCGACTCGGTGATGGAGAGGACTTCTGA
- a CDS encoding NADH-quinone oxidoreductase subunit A: protein MYAPVIALAALALAFAVGSVAMSQLTGPKRRNRAKLDSYECGIDPTPEALAGRFPVKYYLIAMLFIVFDIETVFLYPWAVRFDALGWFGLGEMTVFMLTVFVAYAYVWRRGGLEWD, encoded by the coding sequence ATGTACGCACCAGTGATTGCTCTGGCTGCGCTCGCGCTCGCATTCGCGGTCGGCTCGGTCGCGATGAGTCAGCTCACCGGGCCGAAACGCCGCAACCGGGCGAAGCTCGATTCGTACGAGTGCGGCATTGATCCGACGCCTGAGGCGCTCGCCGGTCGCTTCCCGGTGAAGTACTACCTGATCGCGATGCTCTTCATCGTCTTCGACATCGAGACCGTCTTCCTCTACCCGTGGGCGGTCCGCTTCGACGCCCTCGGCTGGTTCGGTCTCGGAGAGATGACGGTCTTCATGCTGACCGTCTTTGTCGCGTACGCGTATGTCTGGCGTCGCGGCGGATTGGAGTGGGACTGA
- a CDS encoding isochorismate synthase, whose amino-acid sequence MSLIVRTTRLSASDDLLDHLPEDYPLAWVRRGEGLVAFGRAAEIRTAGPTRFSDAGKWFAELAARSEVTDEVDEPGTGLVAFGAFAFADEPGHSTLIVPEMVIGRRGATTWITTVNDALQPMPEPVAPTPDLAWSDGALDRETWLETVRNAVSRIQHGDLDKVVLARDLIVTTAEPIDVRGPLRRLAAEYPNTWTFHVDGLFGATPELLVRRERGLVTSRVLAGTIRRTGDDGQDLALAAALARSSKDLEEHEYAVESVASALEAHCSSMNVPEAPYVLHLPNVMHLATDVTGVAHDSSTALELAASLHPSAAVGGTPTEAALALITELEGMDRDRYAGPVGWIDASGDGEWGIALRSAQITGNQIRLFAGCGIVGSSDADAEWIESEAKFVPVRDALGG is encoded by the coding sequence GTGAGCTTGATCGTGCGTACGACGCGCCTTTCCGCGTCCGACGACCTGCTCGACCATCTGCCGGAGGACTACCCGCTGGCATGGGTACGCCGCGGTGAGGGCCTGGTCGCCTTCGGCCGGGCCGCCGAGATCCGGACCGCTGGTCCTACCCGTTTCTCCGACGCGGGCAAGTGGTTCGCCGAACTGGCCGCTCGCTCGGAGGTCACCGACGAGGTCGACGAGCCGGGCACCGGATTGGTCGCCTTCGGTGCCTTCGCGTTCGCCGACGAGCCGGGACACTCGACGTTGATCGTCCCCGAGATGGTGATCGGCCGGCGCGGGGCGACCACGTGGATCACCACCGTCAACGACGCACTCCAGCCGATGCCCGAACCGGTGGCACCCACGCCGGACCTGGCCTGGTCCGACGGTGCGCTCGATCGCGAGACGTGGCTCGAGACGGTCCGCAACGCGGTGTCGCGGATCCAACACGGCGACCTCGACAAGGTCGTCCTCGCGCGCGACCTCATCGTCACCACCGCGGAACCGATCGACGTACGCGGGCCGCTGCGGCGGCTTGCGGCGGAATACCCGAACACCTGGACCTTCCACGTCGACGGCCTGTTCGGCGCCACCCCCGAACTTCTCGTACGCCGCGAACGTGGCCTGGTCACCTCCCGCGTACTCGCTGGCACGATCCGGCGCACCGGCGACGACGGTCAGGACCTGGCGTTGGCGGCTGCCCTGGCGCGATCCAGCAAGGACCTCGAGGAGCATGAGTACGCCGTGGAGTCGGTGGCCTCGGCGCTGGAGGCGCACTGCTCCTCGATGAACGTCCCCGAGGCGCCGTACGTGCTGCACCTCCCGAACGTGATGCACCTGGCCACGGACGTCACCGGTGTCGCGCACGACTCCTCGACCGCGTTGGAACTGGCTGCCTCACTGCACCCCAGCGCCGCGGTCGGCGGCACTCCCACGGAAGCCGCGCTGGCGCTGATCACCGAACTGGAAGGCATGGACCGGGACCGGTACGCCGGCCCCGTCGGCTGGATCGACGCCAGCGGCGACGGAGAGTGGGGCATCGCGTTGCGATCGGCCCAGATCACCGGCAATCAGATTCGGCTCTTCGCGGGCTGCGGCATCGTCGGCTCCTCCGACGCCGACGCCGAGTGGATCGAGTCTGAGGCCAAGTTCGTCCCGGTACGCGACGCCCTCGGCGGGTGA